Proteins encoded within one genomic window of Companilactobacillus sp.:
- a CDS encoding (deoxy)nucleoside triphosphate pyrophosphohydrolase produces the protein MSEIQVVGAIIIKNNKLLAAKRASNRVLGENWEFPGGKIEPMETPEQAMARELKEEFGAKATVFGKFSIDGDAELKFGKVILHCYYVRLESNITKTIAHDELRWVTPEESLKLTWAPSDVAVIKALAETGFNYDY, from the coding sequence ATGAGTGAGATTCAAGTCGTTGGTGCAATTATTATCAAGAACAACAAGTTACTTGCTGCCAAACGGGCATCCAATCGCGTCTTAGGGGAGAACTGGGAATTCCCTGGTGGCAAAATTGAACCTATGGAGACACCAGAACAAGCCATGGCTCGAGAACTTAAAGAAGAATTTGGTGCCAAAGCAACAGTATTTGGCAAATTTTCCATTGATGGTGATGCAGAATTAAAGTTTGGTAAGGTGATTCTTCATTGTTATTACGTACGATTAGAAAGTAACATTACCAAAACAATTGCACACGATGAACTACGATGGGTAACACCAGAAGAGTCTCTAAAATTAACTTGGGCTCCAAGTGACGTTGCAGTCATTAAAGCTTTAGCAGAAACAGGATTTAACTATGACTATTAA